A region from the Tahibacter amnicola genome encodes:
- a CDS encoding response regulator transcription factor has translation MRESILIVDDDVCLSGMIVEFLRSHGYDADAVDNGPTAETYIQNQPPKLVLLDLMLPGKDGLSVCRDVRRYFHGPIVMFTALGDDVDHVVGLETGADDYLAKPVSPRVLLARVRAMLRRHSTQAAGGVTEVRSAGLVINSSSRTVMQHQRRIDLTTAEFELLWLLAQNKGRIVSRELLHDTCIFTPFDPLDRSIDLRVSRLRRKIGDDPRAPALIKTVRGRGYQLADLPPVH, from the coding sequence GTGCGCGAGTCGATCTTGATCGTTGATGACGATGTATGCCTGTCGGGCATGATCGTGGAATTCCTGCGTTCGCACGGCTACGACGCCGACGCGGTCGACAACGGTCCCACCGCGGAAACCTATATCCAGAACCAGCCACCAAAACTGGTGCTGCTGGACCTGATGCTGCCCGGCAAGGACGGGCTCTCCGTGTGCCGCGACGTTCGCCGCTACTTTCACGGGCCGATCGTGATGTTCACGGCGCTCGGGGATGACGTCGACCACGTTGTCGGCCTGGAGACCGGCGCCGACGACTATCTCGCCAAGCCGGTCAGCCCCCGTGTCCTGCTGGCGCGGGTGCGTGCGATGCTGCGTCGGCACAGTACGCAGGCAGCGGGTGGTGTCACCGAGGTACGCAGCGCGGGCCTGGTGATCAACAGCTCCTCGCGCACGGTCATGCAGCACCAGCGACGTATTGATCTGACGACGGCCGAGTTCGAACTCCTGTGGTTGCTGGCGCAGAACAAGGGCCGCATCGTCAGCCGCGAGCTGCTGCACGATACCTGCATCTTCACGCCGTTTGATCCCCTGGACCGCTCGATCGACCTGCGCGTGTCGCGCCTGCGCCGCAAGATTGGCGACGACCCGCGCGCACCGGCTCTGATCAAGACCGTGCGCGGACGCGGCTACCAGCTGGCCGATCTTCCGCCCGTCCACTGA
- a CDS encoding sensor histidine kinase, producing MLRLYLHLVLAAALFVAGPWFVFRLSEDTTAPVEVRAFLVSSADMVVSQLQGLDDQTLGERVRKMTRDRRGLRIVFPGDDEWEADIAAIASRGVNGRFYDVAAARTLIHFPANNAVVIDDPDFRPPSRWQSIPYRVALFVLPVALLAFYYYWLLRPTARRFSHLVEELDLRLQEGRFTPLPEDADSLMASVVHRFNRLMAHYQRTLEQAERSLLNQRDMMHAVTHEIRAPLARVRFAVDMLADSGSVRPGLQANVDSAIDELDRLAAELLGYSRLQYARYPLQRERFAVAESIGAVVESCLHEEPDVDVAYHPAHGPDLPCNFDRRLFERSVGNLVRNAMRFATHRVDIISRWSSGRWVVEVIDDGPGIPPGKRDCIFEPFMRLDLSRSRESGGFGLGLAIVRAITALHGGSVRADDRVDVQPGISFVLDWPDVTDT from the coding sequence ATGCTGCGGCTGTACCTGCATCTGGTACTGGCGGCGGCGCTGTTCGTCGCGGGGCCCTGGTTCGTCTTCCGCTTGTCAGAGGACACGACCGCGCCGGTCGAGGTGAGAGCATTTCTCGTCAGCAGCGCGGACATGGTGGTGTCGCAATTGCAGGGATTGGACGACCAGACCCTGGGCGAGCGCGTGCGCAAGATGACGCGGGATCGCCGTGGCCTGCGCATCGTATTTCCCGGTGACGACGAGTGGGAAGCGGACATCGCGGCGATCGCCAGTCGTGGCGTCAACGGGCGCTTCTACGACGTGGCGGCCGCGCGCACGCTGATTCATTTTCCCGCAAACAATGCCGTGGTGATCGATGATCCGGATTTCCGGCCGCCGTCGCGCTGGCAATCGATTCCCTATCGTGTCGCGCTGTTCGTCCTTCCGGTGGCACTGCTGGCGTTTTACTACTACTGGCTGTTGCGCCCCACTGCGCGCCGGTTCTCGCACCTGGTCGAGGAACTGGACCTGCGCCTGCAGGAAGGCCGCTTTACGCCGCTGCCCGAAGACGCCGATTCGCTCATGGCCTCGGTGGTGCACCGGTTCAATCGCCTGATGGCGCACTACCAGCGCACGCTGGAACAGGCCGAGCGCTCGTTGCTGAACCAGCGCGACATGATGCATGCGGTGACACACGAAATCCGCGCGCCGCTGGCACGTGTGCGTTTCGCGGTGGACATGCTGGCCGACAGTGGGAGCGTGCGTCCTGGACTGCAGGCGAACGTGGATTCGGCCATCGACGAACTCGATCGCCTCGCTGCGGAACTGCTCGGCTACTCACGCCTGCAGTACGCCCGCTACCCGTTGCAGCGGGAGCGATTCGCCGTGGCCGAATCCATCGGCGCGGTCGTGGAAAGCTGCCTGCACGAGGAGCCGGACGTGGACGTGGCCTACCACCCGGCGCACGGTCCTGACCTTCCCTGCAACTTCGACCGGCGCCTGTTCGAGCGGTCGGTCGGTAACCTCGTTCGCAACGCCATGCGCTTCGCGACCCATCGTGTCGACATCATCAGTCGCTGGAGCAGCGGTCGCTGGGTGGTGGAAGTCATCGACGATGGACCCGGTATTCCACCCGGCAAGCGCGATTGCATCTTCGAGCCCTTCATGCGGCTGGATCTGAGTCGTTCGCGCGAATCGGGCGGGTTCGGCCTGGGATTGGCCATCGTGCGCGCCATCACCGCATTGCATGGCGGCAGCGTGCGCGCCGACGATCGCGTCGACGTGCAACCGGGCATCTCGTTCGTGCTCGACTGGCCCGATGTCACGGATACGTGA